In a genomic window of Ipomoea triloba cultivar NCNSP0323 chromosome 3, ASM357664v1:
- the LOC116013427 gene encoding uncharacterized protein LOC116013427 isoform X1 has product MAFNRGSIFLRRAVGSASLLRGNRYSPTALAFPACSPSLSTPTDHIEGDCSKKTFSSDSASAYHLQGGPSHMRAAVFWEPNKPLTLEDFHIPRPKANEVLIKTKACGVCHSDLHVIKGELPFASPCVVGHEITGEVVEHGPLTDSKIVERFPVGAQVVGAFIMPCGSCGFCSKGQDDLCEAFFAYNRAKGTLYDGETRLFFRSSGKPAYMYSMGGLAEYCVMPAHGLAVLPNSLPYTESAILGCAVFTAYGAMAHAAQVRPGDAIAIIGIGGVGSSCLQIARAFGASEIIAVDVQDEKLQKAKALGATHTINSRNEDAVKKIKEITGGMGVDIAVEALGRTQTFGQCVQSVRDGGKAVMIGLTLSGAKGEVDINHLVRRQIKVIGSYGARARQDLPKLIKLAESGIFNLRAAVSRKCKFEEAAEAYKDLDKGNITGRAVVEIM; this is encoded by the exons ATGGCATTCAATCGCGGGTCTATCTTCCTCCGCCGCGCCGTCGGCAGTGCCAGCCTCCTCCGCGGAAACAGATATTCCCCGACGGCACTCGCCTTCCCCGCTTGTTCTCCCTCCCTTTCTACTCCAACCGATCACATTGAGGGTGATTGCAGCAAGAAAACGTTTAGCTCCGATTCCGCATCAGCGTATCATCTGCAGGGCGGCCCGTCCCACATGCGCGCGGCCGTGTTTTGGGAACCAAATAAGCCTTTGACTTTGGAAGATTTCCACATACCCCGCCCTAAAGCCAACGAAGTTCTCATCAAAACCAAAG CGTGTGGAGTCTGCCACTCTGACCTGCATGTAATCAAAGGTGAACTTCCTTTCGCAAGTCCTTGTGTTGTGGGGCATGAGATAACTGGTGAGGTGGTTGAGCATGGGCCACTCACTGACAGTAAAATCGTCGAAAG ATTTCCTGTGGGAGCTCAAGTTGTTGGAGCTTTTATCATGCCCTGTGGTAGCTGTGGCTTCTGTTCAAAG GGTCAAGATGACCTATGTGAGGCTTTCTTCGCTTACAACCGAGCTAAAGGAACCCTTTATGATGGTGAAACACGACTGTTTTTCCGCAGCAGTG GGAAACCAGCATATATGTATAGCATGGGAGGTCTAGCGGAATACTGTGTGATGCCAGCTCATGGATTGGCTGTTCTACCTAATTCGTTACCTTATACAGAATCTGCAATTTTAGGATGCGCGGTGTTCACTGCTTATGGGGCTATGGCTCATGCTGCTCAAGTGCGCCCTGGTGATGCCATTGCCATCATTGGCATAGGCGGTGTTGGCTCAAG ctgTCTGCAGATAGCACGAGCATTTGGAGCTTCAGAGATTATTGCAGTTGATGTCCAAGATGAGAAACTACAGAAAGCTAAAGCACTTGGAGCTACTCACACAATAAATTCACGGAATGAAGATGcagtaaagaaaataaag GAAATTACAGGAGGAATGGGAGTAGATATTGCTGTTGAAGCCCTGGGTAGAACTCAGACATTTGGGCAATGTGTACAAAGTGTTCGAGATGGAGGAAAAGCTGTAATGATTGGGCTAACACTCTCTGGCGCTAAAGGGGAGGTGGATATTAACCATTTGGTCCGAAGACAG ATAAAAGTAATCGGATCATATGGAGCCAGAGCAAGACAAGACCTTCCGAAGTTGATTAAACTTGCAGAAAGTGGAATTTTCAATCTCAGGGCAGCTGTCTCAAGGAAATGCAAATTTGAAGAGGCGGCGGAGGCTTACAAAGATCTTGATAAGGGAAATATCACAGGGCGTGCTGTTGTTGAGATCATGTAA
- the LOC116013427 gene encoding uncharacterized protein LOC116013427 isoform X2, which translates to MAFNRGSIFLRRAVGSASLLRGNRYSPTALAFPACSPSLSTPTDHIEGDCSKKTFSSDSASAYHLQGGPSHMRAAVFWEPNKPLTLEDFHIPRPKANEVLIKTKACGVCHSDLHVIKGELPFASPCVVGHEITGEVVEHGPLTDSKIVERFPVGAQVVGAFIMPCGSCGFCSKGQDDLCEAFFAYNRAKGTLYDGETRLFFRSSGCAVFTAYGAMAHAAQVRPGDAIAIIGIGGVGSSCLQIARAFGASEIIAVDVQDEKLQKAKALGATHTINSRNEDAVKKIKEITGGMGVDIAVEALGRTQTFGQCVQSVRDGGKAVMIGLTLSGAKGEVDINHLVRRQIKVIGSYGARARQDLPKLIKLAESGIFNLRAAVSRKCKFEEAAEAYKDLDKGNITGRAVVEIM; encoded by the exons ATGGCATTCAATCGCGGGTCTATCTTCCTCCGCCGCGCCGTCGGCAGTGCCAGCCTCCTCCGCGGAAACAGATATTCCCCGACGGCACTCGCCTTCCCCGCTTGTTCTCCCTCCCTTTCTACTCCAACCGATCACATTGAGGGTGATTGCAGCAAGAAAACGTTTAGCTCCGATTCCGCATCAGCGTATCATCTGCAGGGCGGCCCGTCCCACATGCGCGCGGCCGTGTTTTGGGAACCAAATAAGCCTTTGACTTTGGAAGATTTCCACATACCCCGCCCTAAAGCCAACGAAGTTCTCATCAAAACCAAAG CGTGTGGAGTCTGCCACTCTGACCTGCATGTAATCAAAGGTGAACTTCCTTTCGCAAGTCCTTGTGTTGTGGGGCATGAGATAACTGGTGAGGTGGTTGAGCATGGGCCACTCACTGACAGTAAAATCGTCGAAAG ATTTCCTGTGGGAGCTCAAGTTGTTGGAGCTTTTATCATGCCCTGTGGTAGCTGTGGCTTCTGTTCAAAG GGTCAAGATGACCTATGTGAGGCTTTCTTCGCTTACAACCGAGCTAAAGGAACCCTTTATGATGGTGAAACACGACTGTTTTTCCGCAGCAGTG GATGCGCGGTGTTCACTGCTTATGGGGCTATGGCTCATGCTGCTCAAGTGCGCCCTGGTGATGCCATTGCCATCATTGGCATAGGCGGTGTTGGCTCAAG ctgTCTGCAGATAGCACGAGCATTTGGAGCTTCAGAGATTATTGCAGTTGATGTCCAAGATGAGAAACTACAGAAAGCTAAAGCACTTGGAGCTACTCACACAATAAATTCACGGAATGAAGATGcagtaaagaaaataaag GAAATTACAGGAGGAATGGGAGTAGATATTGCTGTTGAAGCCCTGGGTAGAACTCAGACATTTGGGCAATGTGTACAAAGTGTTCGAGATGGAGGAAAAGCTGTAATGATTGGGCTAACACTCTCTGGCGCTAAAGGGGAGGTGGATATTAACCATTTGGTCCGAAGACAG ATAAAAGTAATCGGATCATATGGAGCCAGAGCAAGACAAGACCTTCCGAAGTTGATTAAACTTGCAGAAAGTGGAATTTTCAATCTCAGGGCAGCTGTCTCAAGGAAATGCAAATTTGAAGAGGCGGCGGAGGCTTACAAAGATCTTGATAAGGGAAATATCACAGGGCGTGCTGTTGTTGAGATCATGTAA